DNA sequence from the Lynx canadensis isolate LIC74 chromosome B2, mLynCan4.pri.v2, whole genome shotgun sequence genome:
TGGACGTGACTATTGTCCCCTGATAGAATTATCACAttagcacattctttttttcttttaccactaACTGACAAGCAAAACTGCATGTATTTAAGGTGCACAAGGTGATGAAGTATTAGCACAACTGAGTTATTGACACACCCATCACCTCAAATAGAgattgtgtgtgtggtgagagcacTTCAGATTTGCCCTCTCTGCACAcgtcaagtgtacaatacagtgctGCTAACCAGGGACCACACTTACATCACACCCAGGACTAGTCATCGTGCACAGTGATTGGGTCACACAGCTACGCTTGGTCCTATGACAgctgctgcctgagttgttagcaAACCCTCCTGCATCCCAGCACCTGTGAGGGCTGGGTGTTGGTGCCTCAGGCAATGCCTCTCCAGGCGCCTGCAGCTACTGTGTTGTGACCATGTTCATTTCCCTTGAGAGATATTGCATGGCTCATTTCCAAGCATAAGGAGCCAGAATTCATCTGTACATATGCAagttttgtaaattatataaaaatcttttaaattgtttatgttaattatgtttagttcatttttatctttctatcctataatttaaatatgattctctttttaaaagcattgtcACCATGGAGACTGATAAAAAtttcccacttttttcttttaatgttctgaaacgtgtttgctttctttttttgcatgCTTACATATTTTATAGTACACGCAACTCACAGAAAGAATTAATTCCATGTCATGTAACAATAATTACAGTTGGagtgcttaaaacattttttatggaaGGAAATAATGTGTTTCATGGAGTTATTAGGGATTTGAGAGTCATGCGGGGCAGACATATGTGGGAACACTTTCCCCAGGGACTAGGGCAGAGAGTCAGATGGGACCCTCAGGGACTGGAAAATGACTAAGACTGCAGAATGAGAATTTGCCAGACTTCTGAGATATAATCTGGCAATTTATACACTAAGTCTAGACTAACATATTTTGGAAAACCTGTCTAGTGTTGGActcacatattaaaaatttttggtaGCCAACTTCCTTCCAGAATTTGGCAATCAGAACTTAGGCTGTGAGTACAGAGGTGTCTCCAAAATTGCAGCCACTGTTATCACAGAAGGTCCTTACACAGGCTGCAGGGCTCAGAGTGTTATCACAGAAGGTCCTTACACAGGCTGCAGGGCTCAGAGTGTTATCACAGAAGGTCCTTACACAGGTTGCAGGGCTCAGAGTGTTATCACAGAAGGTCCTAACACAGGCTGCAGGGCTCACAGTGTTATCACAGAAGGTCCTTACACAGGCTGCAGGGCTCAGAGTGTTATCACAGAAGGTCCTTACACAGACTGCAGGGCTCACAgtgtatgtttctttctttcctcttgggcTGTGTGTGCATCTTTTCAAAGAGCAGATCTGCACAGTCCTTCGGTACCTACCCGCGAGTTAAAGCTTTTTTCCAGAGGGTTCTCCAGAGAGCTGCCTTGACCTCCTTGTTCCGCAAACTGTAGATGATGGGGTTGAGCATGGAGGTTACCACTGTGTAGAAGAGAGCTAGGAGCTTATCTGTTCCTGGCGAATGGCTGGCCTTGGGCCTCAGGTAGGTGACAGACCCTGAGCCGTAGAAGAGCGTCACTACGAGCAGGTGGGAAGAGCAGGTGGACAGAGCTTTCCGGCGGCCTTCAGGTGAGGGCATGATCAGAACGGCAGCTAGGATTCTGCCATAGGAAGCGATGATCAGTAGAAATGGGCTGGAAATGCAAAGAACGGCTACAACAAAGACCGCGGCCTCGTTACGGGATGTATCCCCGCAGGCAAGAGCCAGGATAGGGGGGAGGTCGCAGAAGAAGTGGTCTATTTCACAGGGGCCACAGAAGTTCAAGGAGAAAATATAGTTGGTCTGGCCCAAGCCTACCACGCAACCCACTGCCCAGGAAACCACGGCCAGCTGGGCACATAGCCCACGGCTCATTCGTGTCGCGTAGTGTAGTGGGGAGCATATGGCCATGTAGCGGTCAAAAGCCATGGCCGCCAGAAGACAGCACTCACTGATGGCGAACAGCGTGAAGAAGAACATCTGTGTGGCACACCCCTCGAGGGAGATGCCCCGGGCCTCACTCACAAGGCTCTGAAGCATCTTGGGTATGACCGAACACGTGTAGCCAATCTCCAAGAGAGACAGGTtggccaggaagaagtacatgggcgtgTGGAGGGTGGGGTTGGTGCAGATGGCCAGGGCTATGAGAGCATTGCCCGTCAGGGAGGCGAGGAACATGAGCAGGATGAGGGTGAATAGAAGCAAGCACTGCTCGGCAGCGGCAGAGAACTTGGCGAATGCAAAGTGCTTGACGGACTCGCTGTTGTCCTGCCACTGGGAACAGCTGAGGTTCATGACCTGGGAAGGGGTCAGCAGGCAAGGATTCGTTCAATATAAATGCAAATCTACCTATAAAGAGCACTAGTACGCCAGGTAGGTACATTTCTTACCTGCAAATCTAAAACTCAAAAAGTTTGGAAGTTACACTCGCCCTCATGCCTTTATGAACCAAATCCTACTCTGTGTTCACCATACCAGCTGATCTGCTCAAAAATACACCTGGTCACCAAGCATGACATTGAAAACAAACATTAACTCCAGCTCATTTCCGTCTTCATCTAGTCTGAGCCAGGAATTtcactaataggtatttatccaagggtacaggtgtgctgttttgaaggggcacatgcaccccaatgtttatagcagccctattgacaatagccaaagtatggaaagagcccgaatgtccatcgatggatgaacgggtaaagaagatgtggtatatatatacaatggagtatttcctggcaatcaaaaagaatgaaatcttgccatttgcaactacatggatggaactggagggtattatgctaagtgaaattagagaaagacaaaaatcatatgacttcactgatatgaggactttaagagacaaaacagatgaatgtaagggaaaagaagcaaaaataatataaaaacagggagggggacaaaaacataagagactcttaaatatggagaacaaacggttACGGGAGAGGGTGTggaagggaggatgggctaaatgggtaaggggcactaaggaatctactcctgaaatcaatgttGCACTattatgctaactaacttggatgtaaatttaaaaatagagaaactatttttaaaaaaagtctaacT
Encoded proteins:
- the LOC115514686 gene encoding olfactory receptor 10C1-like, with translation MNLSCSQWQDNSESVKHFAFAKFSAAAEQCLLLFTLILLMFLASLTGNALIALAICTNPTLHTPMYFFLANLSLLEIGYTCSVIPKMLQSLVSEARGISLEGCATQMFFFTLFAISECCLLAAMAFDRYMAICSPLHYATRMSRGLCAQLAVVSWAVGCVVGLGQTNYIFSLNFCGPCEIDHFFCDLPPILALACGDTSRNEAAVFVVAVLCISSPFLLIIASYGRILAAVLIMPSPEGRRKALSTCSSHLLVVTLFYGSGSVTYLRPKASHSPGTDKLLALFYTVVTSMLNPIIYSLRNKEVKAALWRTLWKKALTRG